The proteins below come from a single uncultured Carboxylicivirga sp. genomic window:
- a CDS encoding SusC/RagA family TonB-linked outer membrane protein: MKNLWLVFLALFASNVYAQRTVTGNVTAVTDGLPLPGVNIRIQGTTTGTVTNFDGEYAISVSEEDAVLEFSFIGFKTKEIIVGDQEVINVALSDDSELLDDVVVTALGIKREKKALGYSVAEVGDEAFESAKSANPMSALSGRLSGVQVSSTAQGAGGSASIIIRGTAIADGSNEPLYVVDGVPISNTNFSSGDDKGQGGIDAGNGMSGIAADDIENISVLKGAAATALYGSRAINGVVMITTKSGAGANGTTVDFSSNTTIDQARIYSDWQREYGQGTYGNAPTNRDESRNNTSMWGARYSDINNYTDYRGVTSPYQFYDNENDFNNLGVTLNNSVAINHNNDNATLRMSYSNLKNTGMVPNTEYDRNTLTLNGTTKIWNDKMELTAKLSYVEENSTNQAIGESPFAANLMSTPNNVPLSDLMNYKDPVTGMPVGFGELNQNVYWNLNEIKQKYRKDRVITMAQAKYNFNDDLSAMVRYGQDYVIYKSESLWPMYTPWYERGRLVMANARDNETNIDGLLSYNKDFGKWGLTANAGAAMMVQEYDQVNTFESEFLSDSMQRPGFGTQRSISASYRKRQINSLFATAQFRYDTFLYIDLSARNDWSSTLPVNNNSYFYPSISSSLIFTELFDAPSWFTFGKFRASWAQVGSDTDPYMTQTFYNIGSDNLPGWGGDAGNGQIDGNTIPNPHLKPSMNESVEVGIDLKFLNNRVGLDVAYYNSKATDQIVRVAVSPTTGYRNAIVNAGSIQNAGVEATFYAEPVKTNNFSWNTTINYAYNKNKVLDLTEEVNQLTLFESSNVSIVAREGEAYGQILGTKYRRDEEGNIALDETGRPMVTNELHSLGNAYHTTMVGWVNQFQYKNWSATLVVDGKFGGDIYSNTESSAYSTGRHQSTLQRENYKEGQVWFPTELGGVGTTAAPQDLYAAVARVDEQFIYDASYLALQEINLTYHLPATMFEKVNFMRSASVGVFARNMGYLWRATDNIDPQASYSIANGGGGVEYGNLALPRNYGFNLNIKF, encoded by the coding sequence ATGAAAAATTTATGGTTAGTTTTCCTGGCATTGTTTGCGAGTAATGTATATGCTCAAAGAACGGTTACGGGTAATGTGACAGCGGTTACAGATGGATTGCCATTGCCTGGTGTTAACATTAGAATTCAAGGTACAACTACGGGTACAGTAACAAATTTTGATGGAGAATATGCAATAAGTGTATCAGAAGAAGATGCTGTCTTAGAATTCTCATTTATCGGTTTTAAAACCAAAGAAATTATAGTGGGTGATCAGGAAGTAATAAATGTTGCTTTAAGTGATGACTCAGAATTATTAGATGATGTTGTTGTAACAGCTTTAGGTATTAAAAGAGAAAAGAAGGCTCTTGGTTATTCTGTTGCCGAGGTAGGTGATGAAGCTTTTGAAAGTGCGAAATCGGCCAATCCAATGTCTGCTCTTTCAGGTCGTCTTTCAGGTGTTCAAGTAAGTTCAACTGCTCAAGGTGCAGGAGGGTCAGCTTCAATTATTATTCGTGGAACCGCGATAGCAGATGGGTCAAATGAACCATTGTATGTTGTAGATGGTGTACCAATTTCAAATACCAATTTTTCTTCTGGAGATGATAAAGGACAAGGGGGTATTGATGCAGGTAACGGTATGTCAGGAATAGCAGCTGATGATATAGAAAATATCTCAGTATTAAAGGGTGCGGCTGCGACGGCTCTTTATGGTTCTCGTGCAATTAATGGTGTAGTAATGATTACGACAAAATCAGGAGCCGGAGCAAATGGTACTACTGTTGACTTTAGTTCGAATACAACAATTGATCAGGCTCGAATTTATTCTGATTGGCAAAGAGAATATGGTCAAGGTACTTACGGAAATGCTCCTACCAATCGTGATGAATCCCGAAATAACACATCTATGTGGGGGGCTCGTTATAGTGATATTAATAACTACACGGATTATAGAGGAGTAACTTCGCCTTATCAGTTTTACGATAATGAAAATGACTTCAATAATCTTGGAGTTACCCTAAATAATAGTGTAGCCATTAATCACAATAATGATAATGCAACCCTACGTATGTCATATAGTAATCTTAAAAATACGGGGATGGTTCCTAATACTGAGTATGATAGAAATACTTTGACTTTAAATGGAACAACTAAAATATGGAATGATAAAATGGAGTTAACAGCAAAGCTTTCATATGTTGAAGAAAATTCAACTAACCAAGCTATTGGAGAGAGCCCATTTGCTGCCAATTTAATGAGTACACCCAATAATGTTCCGTTATCTGATCTGATGAATTATAAAGACCCAGTTACAGGTATGCCTGTGGGATTTGGTGAATTAAACCAAAACGTTTATTGGAATCTTAATGAAATTAAACAGAAATACAGAAAAGATCGTGTAATTACAATGGCTCAGGCTAAATATAATTTTAACGATGATTTAAGTGCCATGGTGCGATACGGACAGGATTATGTGATTTATAAGTCAGAATCATTGTGGCCAATGTACACTCCTTGGTATGAAAGGGGGCGTCTTGTTATGGCTAATGCCCGCGATAATGAAACAAACATTGACGGATTATTATCTTATAATAAGGATTTTGGGAAATGGGGCTTGACTGCTAATGCCGGTGCTGCAATGATGGTTCAGGAGTATGACCAAGTAAACACCTTTGAGTCAGAATTCCTTAGCGATTCAATGCAACGTCCTGGTTTTGGTACGCAGCGTAGTATTTCTGCCAGTTACAGAAAAAGACAAATAAATTCATTGTTTGCAACTGCACAATTTAGGTATGATACTTTTTTATATATTGACTTATCAGCTCGAAATGACTGGTCTTCAACATTACCTGTCAATAATAATTCATACTTCTATCCATCGATAAGTTCATCATTAATTTTTACAGAATTATTTGATGCGCCATCGTGGTTTACATTTGGTAAATTCAGAGCATCTTGGGCTCAGGTAGGATCAGATACAGATCCTTATATGACTCAAACATTTTACAACATTGGATCAGATAATCTTCCGGGTTGGGGAGGTGATGCCGGAAATGGTCAGATTGATGGAAATACTATTCCTAATCCTCATCTAAAACCTTCAATGAACGAGTCGGTTGAGGTAGGGATTGATTTAAAATTCTTAAATAATCGTGTTGGATTAGATGTTGCTTACTATAACTCAAAGGCAACAGATCAGATTGTAAGAGTAGCTGTGTCTCCGACAACCGGATATCGTAATGCTATTGTAAATGCAGGGTCTATTCAAAATGCGGGAGTAGAAGCAACCTTTTATGCCGAGCCAGTTAAAACCAATAACTTTAGCTGGAATACGACCATCAACTATGCATACAATAAAAATAAGGTATTAGATCTTACCGAAGAAGTTAATCAGTTAACATTATTTGAAAGTTCTAATGTAAGTATCGTTGCTCGTGAGGGAGAAGCGTATGGTCAGATTTTAGGTACAAAGTATAGAAGAGATGAGGAAGGTAATATTGCTCTGGATGAAACAGGTCGACCAATGGTAACCAATGAACTTCATTCTTTGGGTAATGCTTATCATACAACTATGGTTGGATGGGTAAATCAGTTTCAATATAAAAACTGGTCTGCTACACTTGTTGTGGATGGTAAATTTGGTGGAGATATTTACTCTAATACTGAATCTTCAGCTTATTCAACCGGACGTCATCAGTCAACTCTGCAGCGCGAAAATTATAAGGAAGGACAAGTTTGGTTCCCAACAGAATTAGGTGGTGTTGGTACAACAGCTGCTCCTCAGGATTTATACGCAGCTGTTGCTCGTGTTGATGAACAATTTATTTATGATGCCTCATACCTGGCACTGCAAGAAATTAATTTGACCTATCATTTGCCAGCAACCATGTTTGAGAAAGTAAACTTTATGAGAAGCGCTTCAGTTGGAGTTTTTGCTCGTAATATGGGGTATTTGTGGAGAGCTACTGATAATATCGATCCTCAGGCGTCATATTCAATTGCCAATGGCGGTGGAGGAGTAGAGTATGGTAATCTTGCCTTACCACGTAACTACGGTTTTAACTTAAACATTAAATTTTAA
- a CDS encoding SusD/RagB family nutrient-binding outer membrane lipoprotein: MKRNIFWIFIAVLSLLNTACMDDFGDMNDDPNKVPEIDPGYLLTRVWMRYNGSPHEEHRGNLLMSGPLSGIMSSSYFTGQGYNGNVDSYNEAKMLEMYNDAIRNGVEMLYILKEDQSQDNTAKYAIGTIVMQFAYQRITDLYGNIPYHEGGLGYREGILYPRYDSQEDIYKSSVDSLKKYRDVLLDTESSPFSTTNDIIFGGIGNGNERKEAWAKLANSLILRMGVRAVEGDANWAQQTVEEAANHQAGFITSVSNDDAAIMPTGLVGGDWGMIVNGAGSVLSGTGGRIFVGEEWLRMAQENRDPRIFYTTAQGYVDGSDLKAWTGQAHFNAFEQAARTGEPWKPVTFSTFKSGGGEDNFAARGLMLVHGKNEDGEDVLERVVGQWFINSDTTDVYNEYLTAAAINPETIGNREAPIVVFGGDESYYILAEAALRGWSVPGDANSNLQKAIEISLNKYPELFNFGTSASTYLGKQSAFEGQTLTYEALAQEYLDLVMTEDIDLELVWRERWKSYLTAQGAYEAYALWNRTNLEVVPVGLPRPGTNTMELPVYKAEDLVLEDLDFGVAVATSEYASVPFHNGGDTEGWRPRRINYPNAERTNNPDNVESAMEHQISEYGQVGSGSHFITTYMWISKKD; this comes from the coding sequence ATGAAACGAAATATATTTTGGATATTCATAGCTGTACTATCATTATTGAATACGGCATGTATGGATGATTTTGGGGATATGAATGATGATCCCAATAAGGTGCCCGAGATCGATCCTGGTTATTTGTTAACACGTGTGTGGATGCGTTATAATGGATCGCCACATGAAGAGCATAGAGGTAACTTATTAATGTCAGGTCCTTTGTCAGGTATCATGTCATCATCTTATTTTACAGGACAAGGATATAATGGAAATGTTGACTCTTATAACGAAGCAAAAATGTTAGAAATGTATAACGATGCAATTCGTAATGGAGTTGAAATGTTATATATTTTAAAAGAAGATCAGAGTCAGGATAATACTGCAAAATATGCAATCGGTACCATTGTAATGCAATTTGCATATCAGCGAATAACCGATTTGTATGGCAATATTCCCTATCACGAGGGAGGATTAGGTTATCGCGAAGGTATTTTGTACCCACGATACGATAGTCAGGAAGATATTTATAAATCATCTGTTGACTCATTAAAAAAGTATCGTGATGTTCTGCTTGACACTGAAAGTTCTCCATTTTCAACCACTAACGATATTATTTTTGGTGGTATTGGAAATGGCAATGAAAGAAAAGAGGCTTGGGCAAAACTAGCTAACTCATTGATTTTACGTATGGGTGTGAGAGCAGTTGAAGGTGATGCGAACTGGGCGCAACAAACTGTAGAAGAAGCGGCTAATCATCAGGCAGGATTTATTACATCCGTTTCAAATGATGATGCTGCTATTATGCCAACAGGATTGGTTGGTGGTGACTGGGGAATGATTGTTAATGGTGCAGGTAGTGTCTTGAGTGGAACAGGTGGCCGTATTTTTGTTGGTGAGGAGTGGTTAAGAATGGCTCAGGAAAATCGAGATCCACGAATTTTCTATACTACAGCACAAGGCTATGTCGATGGAAGTGATTTAAAAGCATGGACAGGGCAAGCTCATTTTAATGCTTTTGAACAAGCGGCTAGAACAGGTGAACCTTGGAAACCAGTTACATTTTCAACTTTTAAGAGTGGAGGTGGCGAAGATAATTTTGCAGCCCGTGGCTTAATGTTGGTACATGGTAAAAATGAAGATGGTGAAGATGTATTAGAAAGAGTCGTTGGTCAGTGGTTTATTAACTCAGATACAACAGACGTATACAACGAATATTTGACAGCAGCTGCAATTAATCCCGAAACCATTGGAAATCGTGAAGCTCCAATTGTTGTATTTGGGGGAGATGAAAGTTATTATATTTTGGCTGAAGCAGCTTTACGTGGATGGTCAGTTCCGGGTGATGCTAATTCAAATCTTCAGAAGGCAATAGAAATTTCATTAAATAAGTACCCTGAACTATTTAATTTTGGAACTTCGGCAAGTACTTATCTTGGCAAACAATCTGCTTTTGAGGGGCAAACACTTACTTACGAAGCGTTAGCTCAAGAGTATTTAGACTTGGTAATGACTGAAGATATAGATTTAGAGTTGGTTTGGCGGGAACGTTGGAAGTCATATTTAACGGCTCAGGGAGCTTATGAAGCCTATGCTCTTTGGAATAGAACTAACCTGGAAGTAGTGCCTGTTGGATTACCAAGACCTGGAACTAATACAATGGAACTGCCAGTTTATAAGGCTGAAGATTTGGTTCTTGAGGATCTTGACTTTGGTGTTGCTGTTGCGACCAGTGAATATGCATCAGTACCATTTCATAATGGTGGAGACACTGAAGGTTGGAGACCTCGACGTATTAATTATCCTAATGCAGAACGTACTAACAATCCTGATAATGTAGAGTCTGCAATGGAACATCAGATCTCTGAATATGGGCAAGTAGGTAGTGGTAGTCACTTTATTACTACTTATATGTGGATTTCTAAGAAAGATTAA
- a CDS encoding alpha-L-fucosidase: MEKLTVFCLLLITLVAGCSQPSGLLMQTANTIPVSETDTPDSIILKAAHVVPTPEQVQALEDEYIAFIHFGPNTFTKKEWGNGFEDPRVFDLKNIDTDQWCESLKAAGMTKVIFTAKHHDGFVLWQSRYTKHGIMSSPFKNGKGDVLKNLSASCQKYGLKLAVYLSPADLYQIESPDGLYGNLSSYTDRVIPRPVEGRPFENKTTFTANVDDYNEYFMNQLFELLTEYGPIHEVWFDGAHPKRKGGQKYNYRAWRKMIKALAPDAVIFGKEDIRWCGNEEGDTRDTEWNVIPYQDNPQTMNMFPDLMDHDLGSEEKLVEGKYLHYQPAETNTSIREGWFYRDDVTQMVRSTDDVFDMYERAVGGNSIFLLNIPPNRDGLFSDEDVKVLKEVGERIKETYGTNLFASASAVKNILDGNTSTYELLDDANKSIEITTKEPVTINRFVIQEAIQSHGERVADHKVEAFIKGEWKEIAKGTNIGYKRILRFPEVTSDKFRFTVLDSRYYPAIATISAYYCDVQPPQLQISRDIDGKVTIEPSKHVFRWKLHGKDPVANLNKNLHIRYTLDGTEPTEESILYTEPVLIESAEVKARAFNNDKQGPVLVQNVGFIKKDWKVKTSSSQLKGNEADLAIDADANTYWLSKAGRTHSITIDLSKNKTLKGFAYTPQKVDNAGMIQRGVIEVSTNGRSWTKADDFEFGNLINMPTTRTHYFEKAVEARYVRIKSVEIAGNSKQAAIAEIDLF, from the coding sequence ATGGAAAAATTGACTGTCTTTTGTCTGTTACTTATAACCTTGGTTGCTGGGTGTTCTCAACCATCGGGTTTATTAATGCAAACTGCCAACACCATTCCTGTTTCTGAAACCGATACTCCTGATAGTATCATTTTAAAAGCAGCCCATGTAGTTCCTACTCCAGAACAAGTACAAGCTTTAGAAGATGAATATATTGCCTTTATTCACTTCGGTCCTAATACGTTTACCAAAAAAGAATGGGGTAATGGGTTTGAAGATCCAAGGGTTTTTGACCTTAAAAATATTGATACCGATCAGTGGTGCGAAAGTCTAAAAGCGGCCGGAATGACCAAAGTTATTTTTACAGCCAAGCATCACGATGGATTTGTTTTATGGCAGAGTCGTTATACCAAACATGGTATTATGTCATCACCATTTAAAAACGGAAAAGGTGATGTATTGAAAAACCTTTCTGCATCATGCCAGAAATACGGTTTGAAATTAGCTGTTTATTTGTCACCAGCTGATTTATACCAGATAGAAAGTCCTGATGGACTATATGGAAATTTAAGTTCATATACTGACAGAGTAATTCCACGGCCCGTTGAAGGTCGACCTTTTGAAAACAAAACCACTTTTACAGCTAATGTGGATGATTACAACGAGTATTTCATGAATCAATTATTTGAATTGCTAACTGAGTATGGTCCAATTCACGAAGTTTGGTTTGATGGGGCTCATCCAAAGCGTAAAGGCGGACAAAAATATAATTATCGTGCCTGGAGAAAAATGATCAAAGCTTTGGCTCCCGATGCTGTTATTTTTGGTAAAGAAGATATTCGTTGGTGTGGTAACGAAGAAGGAGATACCCGTGATACTGAATGGAATGTAATTCCTTACCAGGATAATCCTCAAACCATGAATATGTTCCCTGATTTGATGGATCATGATTTGGGAAGCGAGGAAAAATTAGTTGAAGGCAAATATTTGCATTATCAACCTGCCGAAACCAATACATCTATTCGTGAAGGATGGTTTTACCGCGATGATGTAACTCAAATGGTTCGTAGTACAGATGATGTGTTTGATATGTATGAGCGAGCAGTGGGTGGAAATTCAATCTTCTTGTTAAATATTCCCCCTAATCGTGATGGATTATTTTCTGATGAAGATGTGAAAGTTCTGAAAGAAGTAGGAGAAAGAATTAAAGAAACCTATGGAACTAATTTGTTTGCATCAGCTTCTGCAGTCAAAAATATTTTGGATGGAAATACATCAACTTACGAATTATTGGATGATGCCAATAAAAGTATCGAGATTACCACTAAGGAGCCGGTTACTATCAATCGTTTTGTGATTCAGGAAGCCATTCAATCGCATGGAGAGCGTGTTGCAGATCATAAAGTGGAAGCTTTTATTAAAGGCGAGTGGAAGGAAATTGCCAAAGGAACTAATATCGGCTATAAGCGAATTTTACGTTTCCCTGAAGTAACTTCTGATAAATTCCGCTTCACTGTGTTGGATTCAAGATATTATCCTGCTATAGCAACTATCTCTGCTTATTATTGCGATGTTCAACCACCTCAATTACAGATTTCGAGAGATATTGACGGAAAGGTAACCATTGAGCCAAGTAAACATGTGTTTCGTTGGAAATTACATGGAAAGGACCCGGTCGCTAATCTGAATAAGAATTTGCATATTAGATATACTTTGGATGGTACTGAGCCAACTGAGGAATCAATTTTATATACAGAGCCTGTATTAATTGAATCAGCTGAAGTAAAAGCCCGTGCTTTCAACAACGATAAGCAAGGACCTGTATTGGTTCAGAATGTTGGTTTCATTAAAAAAGACTGGAAGGTAAAAACATCAAGCTCGCAGTTGAAAGGTAATGAAGCAGATTTGGCTATCGATGCTGATGCCAATACTTACTGGTTGTCAAAAGCTGGACGTACTCATTCTATCACTATTGATTTATCAAAAAATAAAACTTTAAAAGGATTTGCTTATACTCCTCAAAAAGTTGATAATGCTGGAATGATTCAGCGCGGTGTGATTGAAGTAAGTACAAATGGAAGATCGTGGACTAAAGCTGATGATTTCGAATTTGGTAACCTTATCAATATGCCAACTACCCGAACTCATTACTTCGAAAAGGCTGTTGAAGCCAGGTATGTGAGAATTAAATCGGTAGAAATTGCAGGTAATAGTAAACAAGCTGCGATTGCTGAAATAGATTTGTTTTAA
- a CDS encoding glycoside hydrolase family 3 N-terminal domain-containing protein: MKRIAQVFLVALVVSACGSKEGWKDASLPEETRAELLLKEMTLQEKVRQMNMTRGDYLKVEGEINEDKVAEQVGNLGLGSIHDFYPKTADEYNTVQRITMENSRLGIPVMLMEEMLHGYLTEGATVFPMPIAMGASWNKELMNKVGKVIGTEARINGAHVALGPTLGIAREPRWGRVAELFSEDTYLTSEMGVQMIQGMGGLEPKSPFSMIAGPKHYAVHSAPISGSNASPVLLGERTARMDFLPTFERAIKEAGALNVMSAYSELDGIPCTGNEWLLTDVLRNEWGFKGYTVSDLGAMRFLWNVHHFAETPQDAIRKATQAGMDMQFYDFTDSTYQATLIDLVQTGKLDEKYIDRAVKGILYTKFRLGLFEEPFITQERIDEYYHCDDHVQTALNIAEEGIVLLENDGTLPLTPNKYKKIAVLGPLANYAELGGYTASGAEGVSLMDGLKAASPKTQFVYEQGATIVGRGTVIDGKYLFHGNGKKGLQASFFNNMELKGEPALTRVDEEVDFEWPWNPYPGIEDDFFSARWEGYIKTDVDVNGWVGTSSDDGSRLYINDELVVDAWKGTTPITKAKYNFKKGVKYKVRYEFFDNQWHATASLRWSKKDEGIARAVRLARQSDLAIITVGENTKTVNENRDVATLGLSSDQEELIKEVQKTGKPYIVVLQNGRPLATNWVSENANALVEAWFAGEQGGNAIANVLFGKTNPSGRMPVTVAKSVGQLPIYYNQKPTTIYRYVDEDDQPLYPFGYGLSYSSFEYNNLKVAVDESTGDFKVNVSVDVTNTSKVDGKEVVQIYVRDLKSSVTTPIKSLKAFDKQMVKAGETKTFTFTLGKQDLRLWNTDKQWAVEAGEFRVMTGSNSNDLSLREEFTLQNSYLLEN, encoded by the coding sequence ATGAAAAGAATAGCACAAGTATTTTTAGTTGCTCTGGTGGTTTCGGCTTGCGGAAGTAAAGAGGGGTGGAAAGATGCATCGTTGCCCGAAGAAACAAGAGCTGAACTTCTGTTAAAGGAGATGACGCTTCAGGAAAAGGTGCGTCAGATGAACATGACCCGAGGAGATTACCTGAAAGTAGAAGGAGAAATTAACGAAGATAAAGTGGCTGAACAAGTTGGCAATTTAGGTTTAGGATCTATCCACGATTTCTATCCTAAAACAGCTGACGAATATAATACGGTTCAACGTATCACAATGGAAAACTCACGTTTGGGTATTCCGGTGATGCTGATGGAGGAAATGCTGCATGGTTATTTGACAGAAGGAGCAACTGTTTTTCCGATGCCAATTGCCATGGGTGCTTCATGGAATAAAGAATTGATGAATAAAGTAGGTAAGGTGATCGGAACAGAAGCCCGTATAAACGGTGCTCATGTTGCTTTAGGTCCTACCTTGGGTATTGCCCGCGAACCTCGTTGGGGAAGAGTTGCCGAATTATTTTCAGAAGATACATACCTGACTTCCGAAATGGGAGTACAGATGATACAAGGTATGGGCGGATTGGAGCCAAAATCTCCTTTTTCTATGATTGCTGGTCCTAAGCATTATGCGGTTCACTCGGCTCCTATTTCTGGTTCGAATGCTTCGCCAGTTTTGTTAGGTGAACGTACTGCCCGTATGGATTTTTTACCAACCTTTGAGCGTGCCATCAAAGAAGCAGGAGCTTTAAATGTAATGTCGGCCTACTCTGAGTTAGATGGGATACCATGTACCGGAAACGAGTGGTTGTTAACTGATGTGTTACGTAACGAGTGGGGTTTTAAAGGATATACAGTATCTGACCTTGGCGCTATGCGTTTCTTATGGAATGTGCATCATTTTGCCGAGACTCCGCAGGATGCTATCCGCAAAGCTACACAAGCGGGTATGGATATGCAGTTCTACGATTTTACCGATAGTACTTATCAGGCTACTTTAATTGATTTGGTTCAAACAGGTAAGTTGGATGAGAAATACATTGATCGTGCTGTGAAAGGAATTCTTTACACTAAGTTTCGTTTAGGATTGTTTGAAGAGCCTTTTATCACGCAAGAAAGAATTGATGAATATTACCACTGCGATGATCATGTTCAAACAGCTTTAAATATTGCAGAAGAAGGTATTGTGTTGTTAGAGAATGATGGTACACTTCCATTGACTCCAAATAAATACAAGAAAATTGCGGTGTTAGGTCCTTTGGCTAATTATGCTGAATTAGGTGGTTATACAGCATCCGGAGCTGAAGGTGTATCGTTGATGGATGGACTGAAAGCTGCTTCACCAAAAACACAATTTGTGTATGAGCAAGGTGCTACTATTGTTGGTCGTGGTACTGTGATTGATGGTAAATATCTGTTCCACGGAAACGGCAAAAAAGGTCTTCAGGCTTCGTTTTTCAATAATATGGAATTAAAAGGTGAACCGGCTCTAACACGCGTTGATGAGGAAGTTGATTTCGAATGGCCATGGAACCCTTATCCTGGTATCGAAGATGATTTCTTTTCTGCGCGTTGGGAAGGATATATCAAAACCGATGTAGATGTAAACGGATGGGTTGGAACCAGCTCTGACGATGGTTCGCGTTTGTACATTAACGATGAGTTGGTGGTTGATGCCTGGAAAGGAACAACGCCTATTACCAAAGCAAAATATAACTTCAAGAAAGGTGTAAAATACAAAGTTCGTTACGAATTTTTCGATAATCAATGGCATGCAACCGCATCGTTGCGTTGGTCGAAGAAAGATGAAGGAATTGCTCGTGCTGTTAGATTGGCTCGTCAGTCTGATTTAGCTATCATCACTGTGGGAGAAAACACTAAGACTGTTAATGAGAACCGCGATGTGGCTACATTAGGATTATCATCCGATCAGGAAGAGTTGATTAAAGAAGTTCAGAAAACAGGTAAACCATATATTGTTGTATTGCAAAATGGTCGTCCATTGGCTACTAATTGGGTTTCGGAAAATGCAAATGCATTGGTTGAAGCGTGGTTTGCAGGTGAACAGGGCGGAAATGCAATTGCCAATGTATTATTCGGTAAGACTAATCCATCAGGACGTATGCCTGTAACGGTTGCCAAGTCGGTTGGTCAGTTGCCAATTTACTATAATCAAAAGCCAACAACCATCTATCGTTATGTCGACGAAGATGATCAACCTTTATATCCTTTCGGATATGGATTATCTTATTCATCATTTGAATATAATAACCTGAAAGTAGCTGTTGATGAGTCTACAGGTGACTTTAAAGTGAATGTGAGTGTTGATGTTACCAATACTTCAAAAGTAGACGGTAAAGAAGTGGTTCAGATTTACGTTCGCGATTTAAAATCATCGGTAACAACTCCAATCAAATCATTGAAGGCTTTTGATAAGCAGATGGTTAAAGCTGGGGAAACCAAGACATTCACCTTTACTTTGGGTAAACAAGATTTGCGATTGTGGAATACTGATAAGCAATGGGCCGTTGAAGCAGGAGAATTCCGAGTAATGACAGGATCAAATTCAAATGATCTCTCATTGCGAGAAGAATTTACTTTGCAGAACAGCTATCTGTTAGAGAATTAA